AATTATTATAGCTTGTTCTGTACATGTCTGATTTGGATTTTGGTTCATGTTAATTGCATATTTTGCTATCAAAAGTTGGCAGCAGAACTAAAAAAGCATTTGATGATGTTTAGGGTTTTCGTAAAGTTGCAACAAGTAGATGGGAGTTTTTCAATGAGAGGTTCAAGAAAGGTGAAAGAGAACAGCTAAATGAGATTCAGAGAAGAAAAGCTTGGAGTAACAAGCAACAAGGAAATGGAGCAAACCAAGTGACAGCTCATGATTCTGATGAAGATCAAAGGtcatcatcaacttcatcttcTTGTGGGTACAGCACTCTGGTGGATGAAAACAAGAGGCTTAAGAAAGAGAATGGAGTGTTGAACTATGAGCTAACGAGCATGAAAAGAAAGTGCAAGGAGCTGGTTGATTTGGTGGCCAAATATTCATCACATGCacaagagaaggaagaagatgaaaggCCAATGCTGTTTGGAGTGAGGTTAGAGGTTGAAGGAGGGAGGGAGATTAAGAGGAATAGAGCTGAGATGAGTGAAAGCGCAAGCATTATGCTGTCTCAGTCATGCAAATAGAtctgctatatatatatatacatacgcACATATATATGTAGAAGCTTAAAAGTGTTTCAGAATAGATGATATACTGAAAGGAATAATCATAAATTTGATTAGTTAGCTAGGATTCTTGGAAAGAGTGTTTGAGAATACAAACGAAGACACCCTCGAGCATATGCTGTAATTATGTAATGTGAATTAGGAAGATGACAACTATAAAATAGGCTCAGGAGGCCATTAATTagagaataaacaaaaaaaaagtgcatTGGATAGGgtcttctttttcactttacCTCCCCATCAAATTCATTGTTACTTCATGTCACTGACTCCATTTGCTTTTTCCTGtactttttcattttcgttttgctGATGAACTTGAATATGTTAATCCACTTATCAATGATTATTTCATCGATAATATACCGCATTAAGTCATCTCAGATACTGATTCCTGATAATTATCGACGATTATTATCCGTTGATAAATATTGACATTCAATATCTATCAATAATTGAAACCATCGAAAATATGTTGAAAATCTaatattattgatgaattttcgTGTTTATCGTTGAATATTTTGAGTTGGTAAGTTCCATATTTATTGTcaaattttctaatattatcTCATCTTCATGGGTTTCTCTTTCGTTACGTTTGATGCCCTCTTCACCAGTGTCGTTGGTGCTTTCTCTATTTTGTTTCGCGATTTCCTGATTCTCTTAGATTTCTCAATCGTTTCATTTTGGCATCCTCATCCATTTTTTAACTACCTTCCTAATTTGTTTCCTTTCCTCTTATTTTTAAATCCATTTAGAAAATGTATATGATaatgtttatatattgtttggattattttgttatttgaatttttataattttattgttttaatttattatttagtataaTGCTCAGATGATGTTGTTACTTTAtagaatgaattttgtttttcatttgagattcaatataaaaaggcttaattatattt
This sequence is a window from Vigna angularis cultivar LongXiaoDou No.4 chromosome 2, ASM1680809v1, whole genome shotgun sequence. Protein-coding genes within it:
- the LOC108328530 gene encoding heat stress transcription factor B-3, which produces MKITNNKGLLLEGGRKSTPPPFLLKTYMLVEDPATDNVVSWNVDGTAFVVWQPAEFARDLLPTFFKHSNFSSFVRQLNTYGFRKVATSRWEFFNERFKKGEREQLNEIQRRKAWSNKQQGNGANQVTAHDSDEDQRSSSTSSSCGYSTLVDENKRLKKENGVLNYELTSMKRKCKELVDLVAKYSSHAQEKEEDERPMLFGVRLEVEGGREIKRNRAEMSESASIMLSQSCK